The nucleotide sequence ACCATGTCGAAGCCGCGCAGCAGCGAGAAGATCAGGCCGGGGGGCATGGCGCCCGCGCCGGTGGCGACGATGGGACCCGAGTAGTCGGCGGGCTTGGCGGAGATCCAGCGGATCGCGGCCAGCAGGCCTGCGATGCCGGTCACCAGAGCGGAGCTGATGGCCGTCACGATGTCGGCCTCGGCGCCGCCCGCGAGGCCGAGGAACGCCGGCACGACGGCCGTCGACCAGAGCAGCGCGAGGATCGCGGGCACGATCATGGCAGCCTGCTTGACCTGTGCCGGGTCGTAGGGGAAGCACCGCTGGAGACCCTTGGTCCGCGTCAGGACGCGCAGCGAGTTCATGAACGGGACCAGCGCGAACATCAGCACCAGCGCCGAGATGGGCGGGCTGATCTGCGCCAGACCGAGCGCCTGCACCGCGTAGGGCACGACGGCGGAGCCGAGCAGCGTCACGAGAGGGAGGGGCTGACGCCACAGGCGCTGCACGTCGCGCCACACCAGCGCCGTCATGCCGGAGCCGGTGCCGCGGGTGGGGTTCACGTGCCCGCGCGCCTTGGACTTGGCCTCGACGATGATGTCGCGGATCAGCGCGAACTCCAGGGCGAAGGCCGCGCCCTGCAGGCCGCTGAGCAGCGAGCCGCCCGACGTGAGCCGCTGGCGGCGGATGTTGGTGAGTCGGCGGTAGGCGATGAACCCCGCGACGACGATCAGCAGCGCGCCGACGCCGGCGATGATGAACGCCAGCTCGACCGACAACGTCGCGAGCCCGCCGAGGGCGAACCAGCCGGCCGCCCCGCCGACGAGCGCGACCATGGTGCCGATGGCGACGGCGCCGATCAGCCACTGCAGCGTCACGATGATCCAGGCGCGCTCGGCGCCCTGCTCGGCGGCCGCGAAGGCCACGAGGCCCGCGGCACCGAAGCCGCCGGCCAGCGCCCAGATGCCGATGTTCGGCAGCGGCGATCCCGTCAGCGCGGCGATCAGCGCGCCGAACAGCACGCCCGCGCCGAAGGCCAACGCGACGGCGGCCACGAGGCGGCGCGCCAAGAGCCGACGACGGTCGGTGGGACCGTCCATCAGCCAGAAGCCCTCGGCGGCCGACGCGACGACCGGGCCGAACATGCGCGAGATGACAAGGGTGAACGCGAGGATCCCGGCGACGGATGCCCACGGCAGCAGGCTCCGGGCCGCGAGGCAGCCCTCGGCCGTACAGCCGGCGACGTCCTGCTGGGCCCGCACGATCGAGGAGATGATCATGGCGCCGATCAGCACGATGCTGAACACCATGACGTAGCCGTCGGAGAGCGCCTGGAGGATGTTGCGGTCGGCGCGACCCTTGCGCCAGTCGCGCATCAGCAGCGTGAGCTGCTTCTCGTCGACGACGCCGATCTCGCCGAAGCGGGGGTCGGTGGTCGTCATCAGGCGCCCAGCCTCAGCTGACGGGCGCCGATGGCCTCGAGGAGGGTCGGCTCGTGGCTGGCGAGCACGATGGCGAGCCCGCCTGCCAGCTCCTGCTTCAGGCGACGACCGAGCCACTCGACGCCCTCGACGTCGAGTCGCTGCTCCGGCTCGTCGAGCACCAGCAGCGAGCGGGGCCGGACGAAGGCGGTCGCGAGAGCCAGACGGCGACGCTGGCCCGACGACAGGGTGGACGGCAGCTGGCCGGCCTGCGGCACGAGCTGCACCTCCTCCAGCACCTCGTCGACGAGCGCGTCCGGGTCGGTCAGGCCGTGGGCACGGGCGAGCAGATCGAGGTGCTCCACGACGCTGAGGTCGGGGAAGAAGTCGAGGTCGTCGATCACGGTCGCCACCTCGCGCCGGATCACCGGGTTGGTCTCGGAGACCTTCACGCCGTTGACCGCGACGGTCCCCTCGCTGGGGCGGTCCGCCCCGACGAGGCAGCGCAGCACGGTGGACTTGCCGGCACCGTTGCGCCCTGTGAGCGCGACGGCCTCACCCGCATGCACCTTCATGGAGAAGTTCTCCACGATGGTCACGGGGCCATAGCCCTTCTTGAGGTTGTCCACCTGGAGCACTACGTCTTTCTTAGCCACGCTTTCCATTGTCACCCACAGGCCCAACACAGCGCACATCGAGGTCCGCTGGGTTCGGCGGGCGGTCCCACCTGCGCGGCGCTAGGGTTACCGCATGCAGAATCAGCGCGCCGGTCTGGACAAGAAGCGGGTGGACGTCGCCGCCATGTTCGACGGGGTGGCGAAGCGCTACGACCTGTTCAACACTGTGCTGAGCCTCGGCCAGGTGCACAGCTGGCGGCGGGCGACCGTCGCGGCGGTCGCGCCGCGCGAGGGCCAGCGCATCCTCGACCTCGCCGCAGGGACGGGCACGAGTTCGGCATCCTTCGCGGAGTCCGGAGCGTTCGTGGTGGCCAGCGACATCTCGCTCGGCATGCTGCGCCAGGGCCGGGTCCAGCAGCCTGCGATCGACTTCGTGGCCGGCGACGCCCTGGCGCTGCCCTTCCGCGACGACACGTTCGACGCGGTGACCATCTCCTACGGCCTGCGCAACGTCGAGGACACCTCGGCCGCGCTCCGCGAGATGCTCCGGGTGACGAGGCCCGGTGGCCGCGTCGTGATCGCCGAGTTCTCCACGCCCACGAACACGGTGTTCCGCCACATCTACACCGAGTACCTGATGGCGGCGCTCCCCCGCATCGCGAAGCTGTCGAGCAACCCCGTCGCCTACGGCTACCTCGCCGAGTCGATCCTCGCCTGGCCCGACCAGCGCGGGCTGGCCGACCTCCTCGTCGCATCCGGCTGGGACGACGTCGAGTGGCAGAACCACGCCGGCGGCATCGTCGCGCTGCACCGCGCCTGGAAGGCCTAACGCTCGACGTGGACACCATCGTTCTCGACGCCTACGCCGCGCGTTCCTGCCCGGTGAAGACGCACCACACCTTCGACCCCACGCTGGAGAAGCCCACCACACCCCTCGATGAGTCGCTGCGCGAGTCGTTCCAGGGCGGTTCCGACTTCCGCGACGAGGTGCTCTCGCGACTCGCCGAGGTCCCCGACGCGGTGGACCTGCGGGTGCCCGCCGGCGAGGCCCGGCTGTGGACCGAGCGCGAGGCCGCGACGCTCGCCGCGCTGGGTGCCGGCGCGCCCGTGATCATCGGCGGCGTCCTGCCGCTGGACCTGGAGGGGCACCGAAGCGGCCGCCCCGACGCGCTCGTGCGCGGCGTCGACCATGCGGAGGGCTCCCCCGGCTACTGGCCGCTCAAGGTCAAGCCCTACCGGGTGCGGGAAAAGCACACTGGCGCGCCCAGCCTCCGCACCTCGACGTTGGCCGACCCCGGCACGCTCGAGGAACTCCCGAAGACGCGGTTCCGCACCTACCGCGAGGGGGCGCTGCTCGAGCTGGTGCAC is from Tessaracoccus palaemonis and encodes:
- a CDS encoding demethylmenaquinone methyltransferase, which gives rise to MQNQRAGLDKKRVDVAAMFDGVAKRYDLFNTVLSLGQVHSWRRATVAAVAPREGQRILDLAAGTGTSSASFAESGAFVVASDISLGMLRQGRVQQPAIDFVAGDALALPFRDDTFDAVTISYGLRNVEDTSAALREMLRVTRPGGRVVIAEFSTPTNTVFRHIYTEYLMAALPRIAKLSSNPVAYGYLAESILAWPDQRGLADLLVASGWDDVEWQNHAGGIVALHRAWKA
- a CDS encoding ABC transporter ATP-binding protein — protein: MESVAKKDVVLQVDNLKKGYGPVTIVENFSMKVHAGEAVALTGRNGAGKSTVLRCLVGADRPSEGTVAVNGVKVSETNPVIRREVATVIDDLDFFPDLSVVEHLDLLARAHGLTDPDALVDEVLEEVQLVPQAGQLPSTLSSGQRRRLALATAFVRPRSLLVLDEPEQRLDVEGVEWLGRRLKQELAGGLAIVLASHEPTLLEAIGARQLRLGA
- a CDS encoding DUF6297 family protein; this encodes MTTTDPRFGEIGVVDEKQLTLLMRDWRKGRADRNILQALSDGYVMVFSIVLIGAMIISSIVRAQQDVAGCTAEGCLAARSLLPWASVAGILAFTLVISRMFGPVVASAAEGFWLMDGPTDRRRLLARRLVAAVALAFGAGVLFGALIAALTGSPLPNIGIWALAGGFGAAGLVAFAAAEQGAERAWIIVTLQWLIGAVAIGTMVALVGGAAGWFALGGLATLSVELAFIIAGVGALLIVVAGFIAYRRLTNIRRQRLTSGGSLLSGLQGAAFALEFALIRDIIVEAKSKARGHVNPTRGTGSGMTALVWRDVQRLWRQPLPLVTLLGSAVVPYAVQALGLAQISPPISALVLMFALVPFMNSLRVLTRTKGLQRCFPYDPAQVKQAAMIVPAILALLWSTAVVPAFLGLAGGAEADIVTAISSALVTGIAGLLAAIRWISAKPADYSGPIVATGAGAMPPGLIFSLLRGFDMVALVTLPIVFGWPVWISLVLAVIAFSFLRSGFDKDQLFEQQEEQKRLLEEEKARRSGAAAPGKQKIQVQRKR